A segment of the Sanyastnella coralliicola genome:
CATCACCGCCGCGCTACCGTACCAAGGATGTAACTCCATTACCAAACTTCCAGATTGAATGGCCGGGTCAGTTGCTGTCAGGGCTTCTGCTTCTTCTATAGACTGAACGTCGAAGATGTAAATACCCCTGAGCTCGCCATCGTCAAGGAATGGACCAGCCAATACCAATTTTCCTTCATCAGCTAATCTGCCGATGTTTTCCATGTGAGCGCGTTGCAGTTCAGCTCGTTCTTCTTCCGTTCCGTCTCTGTTAGGTCCTGCTTTAAGAAATGCCATCACGTACTGATGCATTCCGTAGTCATCTGCACCAAGGCGAGCGGCGAGAAGGCTGTCATAGCCCATGATTTCAGGTGTGGTTTCCGCAGGAACAGATTCCCGAGGGAACTTCTCGGTTATGTCAACAGCATCGCTAGAATTATCGAGCAGACAAGAGCCCAGGAAACAAATGAGGAAAAAAGGAATCAGGTATTTCATAGACCCAAGTTGATGAAAAAAAACAAGCGCTCCTTTGAGCGCTTGTTAATTCCGAACAATTCGGAGAGAGTTACTTGAGATAATTAGCCTGACTTGGACCGATGGTTTATCGATCGTTGTACTGACAATACAAATGTATATGCTTCTTATCTACGCCGCATCACCCTTTAGGGGGAGCAGAAAAAAATCTTTGTTAAAAGTTCGGCTTGAGTAGGTACTTGCTGTAGAACTGATCAATCGCATCTACGGCTTCGTCTGCCGTATCTACAACTTGCCAGAGATCAAGATCTTTCGCCGAAATGTTCCCTTCTTTTTCGAGCAGGGTGTTCTTTACCCAATCAATCAGGCCTGCCCAGAACGTCTTTCCTACCAAGATGATTGGGAATCGACCAATCTTTGATGTTTGGATCAAGGTCATTGATTCGAAGAGTTCGTCGAGCGTACCGAAACCACCAGGCATCACGATGAATCCCTGTGAGTACTTCACGAACATCACTTTGCGTACGAAGAAGTAGTCAAAGTCAATCGATTTATCGCTGTCAATCCATGGGTTACCGTTCTGTTCGAATGGGAGTTCGATATTCAGACCAACAGAAGTTCCGCCCCCGTCGTGTGCACCGCGGTTACCGGCTTCCATGATACCTGGTCCACCACCTGTGATAACACCATATCCTTTCTCAGTGAGCTTGAGAGCAATTTCACGAGCCATACGGTAGTACGGGGTACCTGGCTTGGTTCTCGCTGAACCGAAGATCGATACACATGGTCCGATCTCACCTAATTTGTCATATCCTTCAACGAACTCGGCCATGATCTTGAAGATTGACCAGCTATCGTTCGTTTTTATTTCATTCCAGGAGCGTTGATTGAATTTCTCCTCTACGCGGTTGTCTTTGTCCATGGTATCTTGATTGCTTACGAAGGTAATAATTCGAGCACTACAGCTCCACCTTCAAAAACTTCCCAGTATAACTTTCGTCTACTTTGATGATTTCTTCAGGGGTTCCTTGTGCGATCACTTGTCCGCCGCCGTTACCTCCTTCAGGGCCGATATCTACGATGTGGTCTGCGACTTTGATGACGTCCATGTTGTGTTCGATTACTAGGACGGTATTTCCTTGATCAACGAGTCTGTTCAACACAGAGATGAGCATACGTACATCTTCGAAGTGCAGTCCTGTTGTAGGCTCATCGAGGATGTAGAAGGTACTACCGGTGCTGCGCTTCGCCAATTCCGATGCGAGTTTTACACGCTGAGCTTCTCCTCCTGAAAGCGTTGTGCTTTGTTGTCCGAGGGTGATGTAGCCAAGGCCGACGTCTTTCAAGGTTTGAGCCATGCGTCTGATCTTCGGAATATTCTCAAAGAACTCAACGGCCTCTTCAATGGTCATGTCTAAGACGTCTGCGATTGACTTTCCGCGGTAGCGAACTTCGAGCGTTTCACGATTATAGCGCTTGCCCATGCACGTTTCACATTGCACATAAACGTCTGGAAGGAAGTTCATCTCAATCGTTCGCAAACCAGCGCCTTTGCAAGTTTCGCATCGTCCGCCGGCTACATTGAACGAGAATCTTCCCGGCTTGTAGCCACGTACCTGAGCTTCAGGTAGCTTCGTGAACAGGTTTCGAATTTCTGAGAATATACCTGTGTAAGTCGCAGGGTTAGAACGCGGGGTTCTACCAATTGGACTCTGGTCGATTTCACTCACCTTATCTAGGTGTTGAAGCCCGGTAATCTTTTTGTAATCGAGTGGTCTTTTCGTCTCTTCGTAGAAGTGATTGTGCAGGATAGGGTAGAGCGTCTGGTTGATCAACGATGATTTACCGCTACCACTGACTCCCGTCACACAGACAAGGGTACCCAATGGGAGGCTCAGCTTGACATTCTTAAGGTTGTGTCCACTGGCTCCGGTGAGGGTTAGTTTCTTTCTATTTCCTTTTCGCCTGGTCGGCGGAACGGCGATTTCCAATTCGCCTTTGAGGTACTTCGATGTAGTAGAACCTTCTGCAACATGCTCTTGAGGAGAGCCTTGAGCGACAATCGTTCCACCATGCACTCCAGCACCTGGACCTATATCAATGAGGTAATCGCTTTCGAGCATCATGTCTTTATCGTGCTCTACCACAATCACTGAGTTGCCTGCATCTCTCAAGGCCTTTA
Coding sequences within it:
- a CDS encoding YciI family protein; translated protein: MKYLIPFFLICFLGSCLLDNSSDAVDITEKFPRESVPAETTPEIMGYDSLLAARLGADDYGMHQYVMAFLKAGPNRDGTEEERAELQRAHMENIGRLADEGKLVLAGPFLDDGELRGIYIFDVQSIEEAEALTATDPAIQSGSLVMELHPWYGSAAVMQINEIHQQIAKINI
- a CDS encoding TIGR00730 family Rossman fold protein, with the translated sequence MDKDNRVEEKFNQRSWNEIKTNDSWSIFKIMAEFVEGYDKLGEIGPCVSIFGSARTKPGTPYYRMAREIALKLTEKGYGVITGGGPGIMEAGNRGAHDGGGTSVGLNIELPFEQNGNPWIDSDKSIDFDYFFVRKVMFVKYSQGFIVMPGGFGTLDELFESMTLIQTSKIGRFPIILVGKTFWAGLIDWVKNTLLEKEGNISAKDLDLWQVVDTADEAVDAIDQFYSKYLLKPNF